The Juglans microcarpa x Juglans regia isolate MS1-56 chromosome 2S, Jm3101_v1.0, whole genome shotgun sequence genome has a window encoding:
- the LOC121253356 gene encoding ATP-dependent DNA helicase PIF1-like encodes MGVTMFIATAIAAYRNFSTKSFGKNTKSAQSWYRSKNKPRKSEPRNPRTRIKWTDQQKKIISAVSAGSSVFITGSAGTGKTELVKHIIELLKKCHSPSGVFVTASTGVAACAIRGQTLHSFAGIGYPMADRRTLLDRVLQNKRAYRRWNKAEALVIDEISMVDAELFESLEYIAKKLRGGDEVWGGIQLVVSGDFFQLPPVFGHQNSSGKVFAFEADCWNASFDMQLELTEIFRQSDARFVKMLQGIRRGDCDPQDLEVLEQLCSRTESDELDPSVVQLYPLKEDVRRVNETRMESFSEAATTYLASDSGENPWKIQLKEGIAPDELFLCEGARVMLIKNLNTWRGLVNGNTGTVIGFSESEGVDVRDICSENRLPIVKFDSGPTKVIEPETWVVTEGDTVVAKRKQLPLLLAWARSIHKCQGMTLDKLHTNLSRAFGCGMVYVALSRVRSLEGLQLSGFSPSKIKAHPKVLQFYKSFACEPSTTKGTDEGANKIRFDTSGLVHVSNTTNKGASEYHFSLSEFISSRQKRK; translated from the coding sequence ATGGGTGTGACGATGTTTATCGCCACTGCAATAGCTGCTTACAGAAACTTTAGCACCAAAAGTTTTGGGAAAAACACAAAATCCGCTCAAAGTTGGTACAGGAGTAAAAACAAACCCAGAAAGAGCGAACCCAGAAACCCTAGGACCAGAATCAAGTGGACtgaccaacaaaaaaaaatcatatctgcAGTTTCTGCGGGCAGTTCCGTGTTCATCACGGGCTCGGCAGGGACCGGAAAAACAGAATTGGTTAAGCATATTATCGAGCtgttaaaaaaatgtcactCCCCATCTGGGGTCTTTGTCACAGCGTCTACTGGGGTCGCAGCGTGCGCTATTCGGGGACAAACGTTGCACTCTTTTGCGGGCATTGGGTACCCCATGGCGGATCGCCGCACTTTGCTGGATAGGGTTCTTCAGAATAAGAGGGCCTACAGGAGGTGGAACAAAGCTGAGGCATTGGTTATTGATGAAATTAGCATGGTTGACGCAGAGCTGTTTGAGAGTCTTGAATACATTGCAAAGAAGTTACGTGGTGGAGATGAGGTTTGGGGTGGGATTCAGCTTGTCGTGAGTGGTGATTTCTTTCAGCTACCACCAGTTTTTGGTCATCAGAATTCGTCGGGCAAAGTGTTTGCATTTGAAGCTGATTGCTGGAATGCAAGTTTTGATATGCAACTTGAGCTTACGGAGATTTTCAGACAATCAGATGCTCGGTTCGTCAAAATGCTTCAAGGTATAAGGAGAGGGGATTGTGATCCTCAGGACTTAGAGGTTCTAGAACAGTTGTGTTCGAGGACCGAGTCGGATGAGTTAGATCCGTCTGTGGTACAGCTCTATCCATTGAAAGAAGATGTAAGGAGAGTGAACGAGACGAGGATGGAAAGCTTTTCCGAGGCGGCCACCACATATTTAGCCTCTGACAGTGGTGAGAATCCCTGGAAGATTCAGCTCAAAGAAGGGATAGCACCCGATGAGCTTTTCCTCTGTGAAGGTGCAAGAGTAATGCTGATCAAGAATTTGAATACTTGGCGTGGATTGGTGAATGGTAACACGGGTACAGTTATTGGATTTTCAGAGTCAGAGGGTGTGGATGTAAGAGATATATGTTCTGAAAACCGGCTGCCTATAGTCAAATTTGATTCAGGGCCAACGAAGGTGATTGAGCCAGAAACTTGGGTTGTGACAGAGGGAGATACAGTTGTTGCTAAAAGAAAGCAGCTGCCCCTTTTACTGGCATGGGCTCGAAGTATTCACAAGTGCCAGGGCATGACTCTTGATAAACTTCACACCAATCTATCTAGAGCTTTTGGCTGTGGAATGGTCTATGTTGCACTCTCCCGGGTGAGGAGTTTGGAAGGTCTTCAGTTATCTGGTTTCAGTCCCTCGAAGATCAAGGCACACCCGAAGGTCTTGCAGTTCTACAAAAGTTTTGCTTGTGAACCAAGTACTACTAAGGGTACAGATGAAGGTGCCAACAAGATCAGATTTGACACCAGTGGCTTAGTACATGTttcaaacacaacaaacaaaGGAGCATCAGAAtaccatttttctctttctgaaTTCATCTCTTCACgtcagaaaagaaaatga